From one Sulfuricurvum sp. IAE1 genomic stretch:
- a CDS encoding SDR family oxidoreductase, with the protein MKAIVTGGAGFIGSHMCDLLVQEGFRVTIIDNLANGRLENLSHHKGNPDVAFVQADIGDYATDLDPFFSDADYVFHFAALADIVPSINDPLTYHRANVDGTIRVLEAARKANIKKLVYAASSSCYGIPDVYPTPETARIDPQYPYALTKYLGEEYVMNWGKIYGLPVVSMRFFNVYGPRHRTGGTYGAVFGVFLAQLLAGKPLTVVGDGEQTRDFTFVTDVASACYAAAKSEITQEIFNVGSDHTYSVNRLVELLGAEKIHIPKRPGEPDCTYADISKIKRLLGWEPKVSFEEGVKIMLDNIELWREAPVWDEESIQEATRDWFKYLG; encoded by the coding sequence GTGAAAGCAATCGTAACCGGAGGAGCCGGATTCATCGGCTCGCATATGTGTGACCTCCTCGTCCAAGAAGGATTTCGCGTCACTATCATCGACAACCTCGCCAACGGGAGGCTCGAAAACCTTTCCCACCACAAAGGCAATCCTGATGTCGCTTTCGTACAGGCCGACATCGGCGATTACGCAACCGATCTCGATCCCTTTTTCAGCGATGCCGATTACGTCTTCCACTTTGCTGCGCTCGCCGACATCGTCCCCTCGATCAACGACCCGCTCACCTACCACCGCGCCAACGTCGACGGAACGATCCGTGTCCTCGAAGCGGCCCGCAAAGCGAATATCAAAAAACTCGTCTACGCCGCATCCTCTTCGTGCTACGGTATCCCCGACGTCTATCCCACCCCCGAAACCGCACGAATCGATCCGCAATACCCCTACGCCCTGACCAAATACCTGGGCGAAGAATACGTCATGAACTGGGGGAAAATCTACGGTCTCCCCGTCGTGTCGATGCGTTTTTTCAACGTCTACGGCCCCCGCCACCGCACGGGCGGAACCTACGGGGCGGTGTTCGGCGTTTTCCTCGCCCAACTACTCGCCGGCAAACCACTCACGGTCGTAGGCGACGGCGAGCAGACACGGGACTTTACTTTTGTCACCGACGTCGCCTCGGCCTGCTACGCGGCGGCGAAGTCGGAAATAACTCAGGAGATTTTCAACGTCGGAAGCGACCATACCTATTCGGTCAACCGGCTCGTCGAACTCTTGGGAGCCGAGAAAATCCATATCCCCAAACGTCCGGGTGAACCGGACTGCACCTATGCCGACATTTCGAAGATCAAACGGCTCCTTGGATGGGAACCCAAAGTTTCGTTCGAAGAGGGGGTAAAAATCATGCTCGACAACATCGAGCTGTGGAGGGAAGCCCCCGTATGGGACGAAGAGAGTATCCAAGAAGCGACCAGAGACTGGTTCAAATACCTGGGATGA
- a CDS encoding radical SAM protein, translating into MDKYAIDSHKLIFHPERVAQWSEAGNDWEKLKKVYPLYVEISPYGGCNHRCTFCALDYMGYEKIAQEEQALRNALDEMASGGVRSVMFAGEGEPLLFNPLASIVEHCSRIGIDTSITTNFVPCNTKSIETFVRHCSWIKVSFNAGTPERYAQIHQTKEDDFHRVVENLRYAVKLKREKGYTCTLGAQMLLLPENRDSAVALARLCAEIGLDYLVIKPYSQHLFSETHLYEQINYDEFMDLEAELAECNTDRFNVVFRANTMRKYTEKQHAYKKCLSTPFFWGYIASNGDVYGCSAYLGKEEFCYGNINETGFQDIWEGEKRRLSYEYVQNGLDINGCRVNCRMDEINRYLWRLKNPQAHDNFI; encoded by the coding sequence ATGGACAAATATGCGATCGACAGCCATAAACTGATTTTTCACCCCGAAAGGGTCGCGCAGTGGAGCGAGGCCGGGAACGACTGGGAAAAACTCAAAAAAGTCTACCCCCTCTACGTCGAAATCTCCCCCTACGGGGGGTGCAACCACCGCTGTACTTTTTGCGCACTGGACTACATGGGTTACGAAAAAATCGCTCAGGAAGAGCAAGCCCTCAGGAACGCCCTGGATGAAATGGCTTCAGGAGGGGTACGCAGCGTCATGTTCGCCGGAGAAGGGGAGCCGCTGCTGTTCAATCCGCTCGCATCCATCGTCGAACACTGCAGCCGTATCGGGATCGACACCTCGATCACGACCAATTTCGTCCCCTGCAACACCAAAAGTATCGAAACGTTCGTCCGCCACTGTTCGTGGATCAAAGTGAGCTTCAATGCCGGGACGCCGGAACGCTATGCCCAGATCCACCAGACCAAAGAAGACGATTTTCACCGGGTTGTGGAGAACCTCCGCTATGCGGTCAAGCTCAAACGCGAGAAAGGGTATACCTGCACCCTCGGCGCCCAAATGCTCCTTTTGCCCGAAAACCGCGACAGTGCCGTCGCACTCGCACGCCTTTGCGCCGAAATCGGGCTGGACTATCTCGTCATCAAACCCTATTCGCAACACCTCTTCAGCGAAACGCACCTTTACGAACAGATCAATTACGACGAGTTCATGGACCTTGAAGCCGAACTCGCCGAGTGCAATACCGATCGTTTCAACGTCGTCTTCCGCGCCAATACGATGCGCAAATACACCGAAAAGCAGCACGCCTATAAAAAATGTCTCTCCACTCCGTTTTTCTGGGGCTATATCGCTTCCAACGGAGACGTTTACGGGTGCAGCGCCTACCTTGGGAAAGAAGAGTTTTGCTACGGAAACATCAACGAAACGGGCTTCCAGGATATCTGGGAAGGGGAAAAACGGCGTCTGAGCTACGAGTACGTCCAAAACGGGCTCGACATCAACGGATGCCGCGTCAACTGCCGGATGGACGAAATCAACCGGTACCTGTGGCGGCTGAAAAACCCGCAGGCCCACGACAATTTTATTTAA
- a CDS encoding radical SAM protein, which yields MNKQKILLVAPTYVDEPNTMYFPIGMAYLASYIRSRGHTVHGFNMNNVGRVEGEKYLRDLLSRERYDVIGLGALTIAFEQLEKLIRFLRPLSDAAIVLGGGITACESEIVLTELQPDYMVISEGEVIFEQLLDYIANPSDTPLPKGVWTRTPQGIVSGNEGDTIPRLDDLPFPDYELMGIGEFIELQTGQTWSHHKTDPFGGKYIPISASRSCPFKCTFCYHAGMGKYRLHSIPYTIAFIERMKETYGVTHFAIYDELFSANIARVLEFCEAAKRLDITFDCQLRVDQVSAPMLRAMKEAGCTEISYGFESASDTVIESMQKKIFAHQIAEAVRLTREAKIGIQGNFLFGDPAETKETLQTTLDFQQQHRLYFADWSMVLPYPGTVLHAQALRKGMIRDRVRFIKDIADTSRYLWNSPVNLTVMSDEEYLQVYAQLRELNDINHRQALSRVVASRPLDGFHSAITVECPHCQTSTSYERFPYPLDARTEVSEDRSSFYGLLGINLICPECRDKHHLLSKAIPHVTPVFERFDTVLSELVRSHGDEIVVLPAMDRYFHALCEDTAILSVRPFAVLDTREHRIGKTFLDTTVQKFDDETVDSLADKRFLILPWVEAAEVYRRLIARGIPEERIVSWNFPADRK from the coding sequence ATGAACAAACAAAAAATTTTATTGGTAGCCCCGACATACGTGGATGAACCCAATACGATGTATTTTCCGATCGGAATGGCGTATCTGGCCTCTTACATCCGATCGCGGGGGCACACCGTACACGGTTTCAATATGAACAACGTCGGACGGGTCGAAGGGGAAAAATACCTCCGCGATCTCCTGTCGCGGGAACGTTACGACGTCATCGGGCTTGGCGCGCTCACGATCGCGTTCGAACAGCTCGAAAAGCTGATCCGCTTCCTGCGTCCGCTGAGCGATGCCGCGATTGTTCTCGGCGGCGGCATCACCGCATGCGAGAGCGAAATCGTCCTCACCGAGCTCCAGCCCGATTACATGGTGATCAGCGAAGGGGAGGTAATTTTCGAACAACTGCTCGATTACATCGCGAACCCCTCAGACACCCCTCTTCCCAAGGGGGTATGGACCCGCACACCTCAAGGTATTGTGTCAGGCAACGAAGGTGACACGATACCTCGCCTCGACGATCTCCCTTTTCCCGATTACGAACTGATGGGTATCGGGGAGTTCATTGAACTCCAAACCGGCCAGACATGGTCCCATCACAAGACCGATCCGTTCGGGGGGAAATACATTCCGATTTCGGCAAGCCGTTCATGCCCTTTCAAATGCACCTTCTGTTACCATGCCGGCATGGGAAAATACCGTCTCCATTCGATTCCCTACACGATCGCTTTTATCGAACGGATGAAAGAGACCTACGGCGTCACCCATTTTGCAATCTACGACGAACTCTTTTCAGCCAATATTGCCAGGGTGCTCGAATTTTGCGAAGCGGCCAAACGCCTCGACATAACGTTCGATTGTCAGCTTCGGGTCGATCAGGTCAGCGCCCCGATGCTCCGTGCGATGAAAGAAGCGGGGTGCACCGAAATCTCTTACGGATTCGAAAGCGCCAGTGACACCGTGATCGAAAGCATGCAGAAAAAAATCTTTGCGCATCAGATCGCCGAAGCGGTTCGACTGACCCGCGAAGCCAAAATCGGGATACAGGGCAACTTCCTTTTCGGAGATCCGGCGGAAACCAAAGAGACTCTCCAGACGACCCTCGATTTTCAGCAGCAGCACCGCCTCTATTTCGCCGACTGGTCGATGGTGCTTCCTTATCCGGGAACCGTCCTGCACGCTCAGGCCTTACGAAAAGGGATGATCCGCGACCGGGTACGTTTTATCAAAGACATTGCCGATACGTCCCGGTATCTGTGGAACTCTCCGGTCAATCTGACGGTCATGTCCGACGAAGAATATCTGCAGGTTTACGCCCAACTTCGCGAACTCAACGACATCAATCACCGTCAGGCCCTGAGCAGGGTCGTTGCATCCCGGCCCCTTGATGGCTTCCACTCCGCCATCACGGTCGAATGTCCCCACTGTCAAACATCCACATCGTACGAACGGTTCCCTTATCCTCTCGACGCCCGTACCGAAGTGAGCGAGGATCGGTCCTCTTTTTACGGCCTTCTTGGAATCAACCTCATCTGCCCGGAATGCCGTGACAAACACCATCTCCTTTCCAAAGCGATTCCTCATGTCACCCCGGTTTTCGAACGGTTTGATACGGTACTTTCCGAACTGGTCCGAAGCCATGGGGATGAGATCGTCGTACTCCCCGCAATGGACCGCTATTTTCATGCCCTCTGCGAAGATACGGCGATCCTCTCGGTCCGGCCGTTCGCCGTTCTCGATACCAGGGAGCACCGGATCGGGAAAACGTTTCTGGATACGACCGTTCAAAAATTTGATGACGAGACCGTCGATTCCCTCGCCGATAAACGTTTTTTAATTCTCCCCTGGGTCGAAGCGGCCGAAGTGTACCGCCGTCTGATCGCGCGGGGAATACCCGAAGAGCGGATCGTCAGCTGGAATTTTCCCGCCGACCGAAAATAG
- a CDS encoding DegT/DnrJ/EryC1/StrS aminotransferase family protein → MANSFRVPYVDLPSQYRRYGTELLETLQTIASSGQFILREEVSRFESEAARYLGVRYAVGVNSGTDALWLSLRAMGIAEGDEVITVSHTFVATIAAIVHVGAKPVLVDIAEDGNIDPEKIEGAITPRTKAIVVVHMNGKVCDMETIEPIALRHGLLILEDAAQAFGARYKERFAGSFGVCGAFSFHPMKVLGCMGDGGLVTTDDEAVYRQLLLLRNHGQLSKSELVLFGYNSRLDNLQAAVLIKKLPYLEEELLERERVARYYQNGLGGIPHVRLPAFHENGRRDVFSSYVIRAENRDGLFDYLMENGVEVAIHWKIPNHRQAQLGLDGFGLETTERYSAEILSLPIHPYLDESQTRYVVDKVIEFYA, encoded by the coding sequence ATGGCCAATTCTTTCCGCGTCCCCTATGTCGATCTCCCCTCGCAATACCGTCGATACGGGACCGAACTTCTCGAAACGCTCCAGACGATCGCCTCATCGGGGCAATTTATCCTCCGGGAGGAAGTTTCCCGGTTCGAATCCGAAGCGGCACGATACCTCGGCGTACGGTATGCTGTCGGGGTTAACAGTGGTACGGATGCGCTGTGGCTGAGCCTGAGGGCGATGGGAATCGCCGAGGGAGATGAAGTGATCACCGTTTCCCATACGTTTGTCGCTACGATCGCCGCAATTGTTCATGTCGGTGCGAAACCCGTACTGGTCGATATCGCGGAGGACGGCAATATCGATCCCGAAAAAATAGAAGGGGCGATCACCCCCCGTACGAAAGCGATTGTCGTCGTCCATATGAATGGGAAGGTATGCGACATGGAGACGATCGAACCCATAGCGCTGCGGCACGGGTTGTTGATCCTTGAAGACGCGGCACAGGCTTTCGGGGCACGTTACAAGGAACGATTTGCCGGCAGTTTCGGGGTGTGCGGGGCGTTTAGTTTCCACCCGATGAAAGTGCTCGGCTGCATGGGAGACGGAGGGCTGGTGACGACCGATGACGAGGCGGTCTACCGGCAGCTATTGTTGCTACGTAACCATGGGCAGTTGAGCAAATCCGAATTGGTTCTTTTCGGATACAACAGCCGGCTGGATAACCTTCAGGCCGCCGTACTCATCAAAAAACTTCCTTATCTCGAAGAGGAACTTCTGGAGCGTGAGCGGGTGGCACGATACTATCAGAACGGCCTTGGCGGCATACCGCATGTTCGGTTGCCGGCATTTCATGAGAACGGCCGTCGGGACGTTTTCTCAAGTTACGTGATCCGGGCCGAGAACCGTGACGGACTCTTCGATTATCTGATGGAGAACGGGGTTGAAGTCGCTATTCACTGGAAGATTCCCAACCACCGCCAGGCGCAGCTGGGGCTCGATGGTTTCGGTCTGGAGACGACCGAACGCTATTCGGCCGAAATCCTTTCGCTTCCGATCCATCCTTATCTCGATGAATCGCAGACCCGTTACGTGGTCGACAAAGTTATCGAATTTTATGCGTAA
- a CDS encoding NAD(P)-dependent oxidoreductase, which produces MRNLPHSVLLIGSEGFLGKTLKKLLEFHGYDVIGIDIKASDDAGTYRRFIHKNIHDLTPEDLSFVASLGSYGLINAGGVSRSGIAAQNASQSSHDTITSYLKLLEMLDETPPEWMALTSTREVDLLLNGKEGLSGKRLIYPALKLGTELIAESFQSHWRIPVAIFRLSDLFGPGDHPSKAMQTFLRKAKSNEDIYVDAPELKLHLTEVNEVAERIYAEVCRMTLAPVPQTELIHVWDGDYALSLLELAYLACELNPQSRSVVVTPYPMSLEYGVLEKLTLPHRRVLEKINAALG; this is translated from the coding sequence ATGCGTAACCTTCCCCATTCCGTTCTTCTCATCGGTTCTGAAGGTTTTTTGGGAAAGACGCTGAAAAAGCTGCTTGAATTTCACGGGTACGATGTCATCGGGATCGATATCAAAGCCAGCGACGACGCGGGAACGTATCGCCGGTTTATTCATAAAAACATACACGATCTTACCCCGGAAGACCTCTCTTTTGTCGCGTCCTTGGGCTCATATGGCCTGATCAATGCCGGAGGTGTGTCCCGCAGCGGTATCGCGGCACAAAATGCGTCACAGTCATCGCACGACACGATCACTTCGTATCTTAAGCTGCTGGAAATGCTCGACGAAACCCCTCCCGAATGGATGGCACTGACCAGCACGCGCGAAGTGGATTTGCTCCTTAACGGCAAGGAGGGGCTTAGCGGAAAACGGCTTATCTACCCCGCATTGAAGCTGGGAACCGAACTGATTGCGGAATCGTTTCAGAGTCATTGGCGAATTCCGGTCGCCATTTTTCGGCTATCCGATCTGTTCGGACCCGGGGATCATCCCTCCAAGGCGATGCAAACGTTTTTGCGCAAAGCGAAGTCCAACGAAGATATTTATGTGGACGCACCCGAGCTGAAACTTCATTTGACCGAAGTCAACGAGGTAGCGGAACGTATTTATGCGGAGGTGTGTCGTATGACCCTTGCACCGGTGCCGCAAACGGAACTGATCCATGTTTGGGACGGCGATTACGCACTTTCCCTTTTGGAACTGGCGTATCTTGCCTGTGAACTTAATCCGCAAAGTCGAAGCGTAGTGGTAACGCCCTATCCGATGAGTCTGGAATATGGCGTACTTGAGAAGCTCACGTTGCCCCACCGCCGTGTTTTAGAGAAGATCAACGCAGCTTTGGGTTAA
- a CDS encoding radical SAM protein, with the protein MHETSCEHSFLESLQTPGKPCIHPWFYLWINAAGDATVCPQNRIRLGSLEQFSLPELWNNETIRNIRQSFLEGDYEKGGCERECPYLRGVYTHAAQPIPPRELIFPDIDPRRLDPSGKASSNLRQGIEDYRSQRLYAEALPAVLDCQSILACNAGCIMCGQPHASKLKHSPKIKDEIEKAGQYLSAIRWQGGEVFLDKNFTHDVQVIGEAGDEAMRKIIITNGSLLDAQKIDAILNLRGDTRFIVSMDGAVPETVNTIRYHLDHAKIFGTITVLADRQKQVGRNDLVLWNYTVMRSNIDEVTLAITIADSLGVDINLAAIQGNYPNENFFEFPLVEPEQWERYLVSWEASAARASITVSGIEGLRHRYRC; encoded by the coding sequence ATGCACGAAACTTCCTGCGAACACTCGTTTCTCGAATCGCTCCAAACACCGGGCAAACCCTGCATCCACCCCTGGTTTTACTTATGGATCAACGCCGCCGGAGATGCCACCGTCTGCCCCCAGAACCGTATTCGGCTGGGCTCTTTGGAGCAGTTCTCGCTGCCGGAGCTATGGAACAATGAAACCATCCGTAACATCCGCCAATCTTTTCTCGAAGGCGATTACGAAAAGGGAGGATGCGAGAGGGAATGTCCCTATCTGCGAGGGGTTTACACTCACGCTGCCCAGCCCATCCCGCCCCGCGAGCTGATCTTTCCCGATATCGATCCCCGCCGTCTCGATCCTTCCGGAAAGGCTTCGTCCAACTTGCGGCAAGGGATTGAGGACTACCGTTCGCAACGCCTTTATGCCGAAGCGCTCCCCGCGGTTCTGGACTGCCAAAGCATCCTTGCGTGCAATGCGGGCTGCATCATGTGCGGACAGCCTCACGCGAGCAAACTGAAACATTCACCGAAAATCAAAGACGAAATCGAAAAAGCCGGGCAATATCTCAGTGCAATCCGCTGGCAGGGCGGCGAAGTGTTCCTCGATAAAAACTTTACGCACGATGTCCAAGTAATCGGAGAAGCCGGGGATGAGGCGATGCGGAAAATTATCATTACCAACGGTTCGCTGCTGGACGCCCAAAAAATCGATGCCATTCTGAACCTTCGCGGCGATACCCGCTTCATCGTCTCGATGGACGGCGCCGTTCCCGAAACGGTCAATACGATCCGCTACCATCTCGACCACGCCAAAATCTTCGGCACCATCACGGTGCTCGCCGACCGGCAAAAACAGGTCGGCCGAAACGATCTTGTTTTGTGGAACTATACGGTCATGCGCTCCAATATCGACGAAGTCACTCTTGCGATCACGATTGCGGACAGCCTAGGAGTCGATATTAATCTTGCCGCCATCCAGGGCAATTATCCGAATGAAAACTTTTTTGAATTTCCGCTCGTCGAACCGGAACAGTGGGAACGGTACCTGGTATCATGGGAAGCTTCCGCCGCACGTGCATCAATTACGGTAAGCGGTATTGAAGGGCTCCGCCACCGTTACCGTTGTTAA
- a CDS encoding carbamoyltransferase C-terminal domain-containing protein has product MHILGISCGGESGVALFHDERLLCAANEERFSRIKLDTNFPENALKWCLEDARITPEDIDLIVYGFSNGCETDSQKAAFMQTLIDVDPKSEAGEIIRSRITTETEVDTEKYGEFMERVRMFFGREVPIERIHHHMSHVASAYVPSGMEKALVITADGRGDYRSLTIGIATPAGFQELYTSPSWNSLGYFYGRMTKLCGFTPNRHEGKVTGLAAYGNADKATAFVEKMVQVQEDRIVANLGAYYRPFFSNYSDTLLAEASGFTPEDLAAATQKHFERMVTELVHYYLHQTDIRNIAVAGGVFSNISLNQALYEIDEAIDLFVYPNMGDAGICAGGCYAWLWKNGKTRPGKLESVYLGYKIDPSGAVETLRRNGIVAESPDNLIDAAVEMLESGNTLGLIQGRAEFGPRALGNRSILASPMQRRIIAKINAQLGRDTFMPLAPMIPLELAGECVVFKNDRSVEKGFFMTMTYDAKPLLREKAEAVVHIDGTVRPQFVTKDSNPFVHALLMRWYAKTGCPALINTSFNAHEEPIVNTEYDALRAFRNNVVDGLLIPPYLCR; this is encoded by the coding sequence ATGCATATTCTTGGAATCAGTTGCGGAGGTGAAAGCGGCGTTGCCCTTTTCCATGACGAACGCTTGCTCTGCGCCGCGAACGAAGAGCGTTTCAGCCGAATCAAGCTGGACACCAATTTTCCCGAAAACGCGCTGAAGTGGTGCCTGGAGGACGCGCGCATCACCCCAGAAGACATTGACCTGATCGTTTACGGTTTTTCGAACGGATGTGAAACCGACAGTCAAAAAGCCGCATTCATGCAAACCCTGATCGACGTCGATCCAAAAAGCGAAGCGGGGGAAATCATCCGTTCGAGGATTACGACCGAAACGGAAGTGGATACCGAAAAATACGGTGAATTCATGGAGCGCGTCCGCATGTTTTTCGGCCGGGAAGTTCCGATCGAGCGGATTCATCACCATATGTCGCATGTCGCTTCGGCCTATGTCCCTTCGGGGATGGAAAAAGCCCTCGTCATCACCGCAGACGGACGGGGAGACTACCGTTCCCTGACAATCGGAATCGCAACTCCCGCGGGATTTCAAGAACTGTATACCTCACCCAGCTGGAACAGCTTGGGCTATTTTTACGGCAGGATGACGAAACTGTGCGGTTTCACCCCGAACCGACACGAAGGTAAAGTTACGGGCCTTGCGGCATACGGGAATGCGGACAAGGCTACGGCGTTCGTCGAAAAAATGGTGCAGGTCCAAGAAGACAGAATAGTCGCTAATCTGGGGGCTTATTACCGCCCTTTCTTTTCCAATTATTCCGATACACTCCTCGCCGAAGCCTCCGGATTTACCCCAGAAGATCTGGCCGCGGCGACCCAAAAACATTTTGAACGCATGGTCACCGAGCTCGTACACTATTATCTGCATCAAACCGATATCCGCAATATCGCCGTCGCCGGAGGGGTATTTTCAAACATCAGCCTTAATCAGGCACTGTACGAAATTGACGAAGCGATCGACCTTTTCGTCTATCCGAATATGGGAGATGCGGGCATCTGTGCCGGAGGCTGCTACGCATGGCTCTGGAAAAACGGTAAGACCCGACCCGGAAAACTGGAGTCGGTCTATCTCGGATACAAAATCGATCCTTCCGGCGCTGTTGAAACACTTCGTCGAAACGGTATCGTTGCCGAGTCTCCCGACAACCTGATCGATGCGGCCGTAGAGATGCTCGAAAGCGGGAACACACTGGGACTGATACAGGGACGGGCCGAATTCGGCCCCCGCGCGCTGGGCAACCGGAGTATTCTCGCTTCGCCGATGCAACGGCGCATTATCGCAAAGATCAATGCGCAGCTGGGCCGCGACACCTTTATGCCCCTCGCACCGATGATACCGCTTGAACTCGCCGGAGAGTGTGTCGTTTTTAAAAACGATCGCAGTGTCGAAAAAGGGTTTTTTATGACAATGACGTACGATGCCAAACCGTTGCTCAGGGAAAAAGCCGAAGCAGTGGTCCACATCGACGGAACCGTGCGCCCCCAGTTCGTCACGAAAGACAGCAACCCGTTCGTCCACGCGCTGCTGATGCGCTGGTACGCTAAAACGGGATGTCCCGCATTGATCAATACTTCTTTCAATGCCCACGAAGAACCGATCGTCAATACTGAGTACGACGCCCTTCGCGCATTCCGAAACAACGTGGTGGATGGATTACTCATCCCCCCTTACCTCTGTCGGTGA
- a CDS encoding class I SAM-dependent methyltransferase, whose amino-acid sequence MDNKEFFAEHVHRYIVYRDIESALQKYERRILNELRFRGLENDFFKDKTVIDIGTGFQALTVAKMGARQVYHLDQSAAQIAWMHAYCAESGISNVVSVECDITREIPIDAKADTVLVFGIWHHLENGNAFMRNLCPLLNEKEAQIWMRVYRSGSWSRWLVGHLRKLTGHLDPRTVRQTLEARFAGHGIGQWIGDLLDDFFAPVWKAFHPDQFAIEGVSRFVDYEGWDYNFNEKDENFRVDFHITPQNRADFENFVFPATGVDQYTLPVGQNEFPASEALKRFTRDFGNGSAYLLGERLITLYELVRAKPPFDPYTRKHAPAERCGTASKRLEGLTEILESFEKDA is encoded by the coding sequence GTGGATAACAAAGAGTTTTTCGCCGAGCACGTACACCGATACATCGTCTACCGCGACATTGAAAGCGCACTCCAAAAATACGAACGCCGTATTCTGAACGAACTCCGGTTCAGAGGGTTGGAAAACGATTTTTTCAAGGATAAAACAGTCATCGACATCGGTACCGGTTTTCAGGCACTCACCGTGGCGAAAATGGGGGCACGGCAGGTATACCATCTCGACCAAAGCGCTGCGCAGATAGCGTGGATGCATGCGTACTGCGCCGAGTCGGGAATCTCCAATGTCGTTTCAGTGGAATGCGATATCACCCGTGAAATACCTATCGACGCGAAAGCCGATACGGTCCTCGTATTCGGCATCTGGCATCATCTTGAAAACGGCAATGCTTTCATGCGCAACCTTTGTCCGCTTCTGAATGAAAAGGAAGCACAAATATGGATGAGGGTCTACCGCTCCGGGAGTTGGAGCCGATGGCTCGTGGGCCATTTGCGAAAACTCACCGGACACCTCGATCCCCGAACGGTTCGCCAAACGCTCGAAGCGCGATTTGCCGGCCACGGTATCGGCCAATGGATCGGCGACTTGCTGGATGATTTTTTCGCTCCCGTATGGAAAGCGTTCCATCCCGACCAGTTCGCCATCGAAGGAGTTTCACGGTTTGTTGACTACGAAGGATGGGACTACAATTTCAACGAGAAAGATGAGAACTTTCGGGTCGACTTCCATATCACGCCCCAAAACCGTGCCGATTTTGAAAACTTTGTCTTTCCCGCAACGGGAGTCGATCAGTACACCCTTCCGGTCGGGCAGAACGAATTTCCCGCCTCCGAAGCGCTAAAACGGTTTACGCGCGACTTCGGAAACGGCAGTGCGTACCTGCTGGGCGAGCGGCTCATCACTCTGTACGAACTTGTCAGAGCCAAACCGCCGTTCGACCCCTACACGCGGAAACACGCCCCGGCAGAACGCTGCGGCACTGCTTCCAAACGCCTTGAGGGGTTGACCGAAATACTCGAATCATTTGAAAAGGACGCTTGA